The genomic stretch ttgactgggcacgacgtctaagaaaagagagaagacttttgaacttgtggtgtaaaatgaagtacatatattttgtgtggctataaatcattgcataaaggtaaattgtttccaaataaagaaagaggccattctttttggcacggactaaaaaggaaataggttcacataaattgaaatggagggagtattatTTACTGTATGACAGATTTGCTTTCTGAAGGTTTCATTTTTTTGGTAACTAACTTATTTTATTAATCACCAAGTAGTAATTACAAAACTTTAGCATAGCTAACACAGCTTGCTATCTATCCATTTACATTGAATACTCAACTATCTAGAAATATAATCTATACACAAGCGACTTATTTCTAGGAGTGACTCTAAGACTAACAACAAAAGCTATCTTTTTTGTAATCTGCTCCCAAACTCTGCCTTTTTGTTCAAATATACGCCTGTTTCTCTCCATCCAAATGTGGTAAGCAACTTCTGCATAAACCATTCTAAAAACCTAAGCATGTTGAGTTTCCCTTTAGCACATATCACTGACCATTGGCTGAATTGTTGCCAGTTGGTATACCCCTGAAATTGCTTCTTCATCCAGTTGCACATTTTGATCCATACTTGTTGAGTAAATTCACACTGCCCAAACAGATGGTCTCTTGTTTCCACTGCTTTTCTGCACATTACACATTGTGTGTCAACATTGATCTTCCAGTTAGCTATCCTGTCACTAGTCATCAATCCCCCATGCATCATCAGCCACATTATAAATTTTGCCTTTGGTCTTGTTGCATTATTGAACATTAATATTTTCCATTCCACCCTGCTATAGTCACCAAGTAGATGTAGGTATATTTGTCTGATCAGGCTTCTGTTGTGAGTTTGCATAAACTGTCTAGTTTCCAGAATTCCATGTGCCTCTATCACTTTTCTTACCATCCAACAGGCTTGCTGGGGTGTTGGCATTGTACTCATCTGTTGGTTCTTGATGTAGTAAGTATGAATCCAGCGGATCCACAACTTATCTTGCTTGTGAGCTAAATCCCAGCAGTGTTTGGCAATGGCTGCTTTGTTCCATAGCTTCAGGTTAACAATATTCAGTCCACCTCCTGCCTTTGGCAAGCATACTCTATCCCAAGCAAGCAAGGCCTTCCTTGTTATTTCATTTGTACCAGACCAAATATAAGATCTGCATAGCCCCTCTACAATCTTGGTCACTTTTGTTGGAAGAATGAATATGTGCCCAGAAAAGCTGAATTCCAAACAAAACACTTTGGACTAACTGGACTCTTCCTGCATAAGATAGAGTCTTAGCAGTCCAAGAAGTAATCCTTGTAGTCATTTTGTCAATAAGTGGTTGCCACTGCATTATACTTTGTTTCTTTGTAGATAGAGGTACCTCTAAATATTTAAAAGGAAGTTCACCATTTGAGAGCCCCAACAGCTGCAGAATTTGTTGTTTATCTACCAAAGAAACCCCTCCAAAGTAAGCTTCACTCTTACTAAGGTTTGCTTGTACACCTGAAACCTGAGTGAATTGATAGAATTTTTGTTGCATCACTTGTACTGTCTTTAGATCACCTATGGCAAATAGTAATAAATCATCTGCAAAACTCAGGTGAGTGATCCCAATCTTTGCACATCTAGGGTGATACTTAAAGTCCCCCTCCTGCTTCAGACTAGCCAAGTTCCTACTCAGATACTCCATTGCTATGGCAAACAAAAATGGAGACATGGGATCTCCCTGCCTCAATCCTTTAGCAGCATTAAAGGTCTTAGTTGGTTCCCCATTAACTACAATAGAGTAGTTAACTGTCTGAACACATTCCATAACCCAAGATATGAATAGCTGAGGGAATCCTAGTTCTTCCATAACTTGCTTCATATAAGGCCACTCCACAGAATCATTGGCTTTCTGGAGATATATCTTTATCATGCACCTAGGAGATATATTCTTCCTAGTATAAACCTTCACCAGTTCATGAGCCAAAAGGATATTGTCTGCTAGGTTTCTCCCAGGTATAAACCCTGCTTGTGCTTCATTAATAATTGTACTAATGATACCTTGCATTCTTGCTGCTAGAATCTTGAATATCATTTTGTAGAGGACAGTGCAACATGCTATAGGTCTTAACTCCTTCACAGTTTTAGGCCTAGACACCTTAGGGACCAAGGTTATGGCTGTGCAATTTATAGCTCTATACAGAATCCCAGTGCTAAAAAACTCCATAACAACTGCAGTGACTTCATCTTTAATAACATGCCATGCTTTCTTGAAGAAATATGCATTATAACCATCCACACCAGGAGCCTTCATTGTTAATAGAGCATAATCCTTCATAGATCTCTTCTGGAGTCACCTCTCTGCATAACTCAATCCTTTGTTGTTGATTAAGTTTAGTTCCCATACATATAACCCTTTTGTCTATAGCAGGGAGTGAATGGGCAGCAGTACCCATAAGTGATTTATAAAATTCTACTATCTCCCTTTCGATGCTTTCTGAATCTGTAATCCTGCTGCCAGTGCTGGAATGCAACTCCACTATTTGCTTCCTTTGGCTCCTCTCTTTCATCACAGCTGAGAAATATTTAGAATTAGAGTCACCTAGTTGTATCCATTTTGCTCTGGCTTTTTGTTTCAGAgctccctcttctatcatatccCATTTTTCCAAATTCTGAATTAATTCCTTTTCTTGCAGTAGCAACTCAGAGGAGCTACTTGTGTCTATGCTTTTTTGGACCTGTTCAAGTTCAATTTTGGCTATCTCTATCTTTTGTCTAATGAACTTAAACTCCTCCACATTCAGTTTCCTCAGTACTAGCcttagtgcttttaatttcaTCCACACATTCTGCATCTTCTGTCTGTGAAAACTTTGCTCCCAAATTTGTTGCACTTCATAATTGAACCTCTCATGCTCAACCCAGATATTGAAAAATTTGAAAGGTATTTTCCTACTTCTGTGCTGATCATTGAAGGTTAGTGTCACAGGAGCATGATCAGAAATAAATGGTAGTTCATACACAGTGGATATATGACCCCATTGCATCATCCATTCATAATTACCAAACATCCTATCAATTCTGCTCCATGTCCTGTCTCCACCACCTTGCTTGTTGGACCACGTATAATAATCACCCTCCCAAGTCAATTCACTAAGCTTCATATCTTGGATACATTTGCTGAAATCTTGAGTCTCAGCCTTAGTAATTGGATTTCCATGCATTCTATCTTGTAGTTGCAAAACAGCATTAAAATCTCCCCCAATCACCCATGGTATGGATGTCATTTGCTCTATCTCTTTCAAGTTATCCCATAACAGTTTCTTTTGTTCAACTGTATTAAAACCATAAACTATGGACCCTGCATATTCATGATCATTTCTGATATTTGTGACAGCACAATGTAGTACCTGTGCCTCTGCTTTAATCACCCTGACTGAGTAGTAATTAGTATCCCATAGTAACCATATTCTTCCATTGACTGCAGCATTATAGTTGTTGAACATCTCCCACCCAGGGGCTATATGATGGCTGACGCTTCTAGTATTGTGTTCCTTTACTCTTGTTTCAATGATCCCAGCTAAACTAATGTTTTTATTCTTTAGATAGTTTTTCAGCTCCTTCCTCTTGTGCCACTTATTAATGCCCCTAACATTCCGGATTAACCACCTCATTAATTGAGTTTAGATCCCCCACCTCTATCATGGGGTAGGTTAGAGCTTCCACTAGCACCTGCTGTTCCACTTTTCAGACTGCCTCTACTAGCTAAAGGTGTTAACATAGGAAAGTTTTCAAGGCTGAAGTCCAATACTTGCTTCTTGCCCTTATTAATTGCTTCAACTCCATAACCCTCTGCATCTCTAGCCAACTGGTGTTGGCTTGCTTGTTGTGACTGCTCTGTTGGATACTGCTGAGGTCTTTCCTTGGCAATTTCATTTGACTTTGTCACTCCAGCTGCCTTAGGTACCTCAATACCAGCTGCTTTTGTGTGCCCAGGTTCTGAATTGCTTGTAGCATTTGTGACTGGTCCTTTAGTTCTCCATTCATAAGTgactttctttggttctcttctccTCTTTGGTTGAACCTCCTTTTGCTATTTAGGCTCTTGGTGAGTAGAACTGACATGGCCAATAGCTTGGCATTTGTCACAATACATTGGTTTCCACTCATATATTAGATCCTGCTGGAAAACTCTCCCTCTAGGATCCCTCACCATAATCTCTGTCGGCATAGCTTTAGTCACATTCACTTCAATCAACATTCTTGCATATGAAATTCGTGTTTGCTTGGTAGTACACTCATCAGCAAATAAAGGTTTTCCAATAGCACTGGCAATTTTACTCAGTGCTTCATTTCCCCGGCTACTCATTGGCAATTTAGGGAAAATTACCCACAGAGGTATATCAGTTaggaattccttacttagatcAAAATCTGGTGACCAGGGCTTAAGAATTATTGGCTTATTTCTGAAGGTTTGAGGTCCAGCATAAAATATTCTATGCATATCAGCTAGGTTTTGGAATTTTATCACATAATATCCATCCTCATGAAGAAATAGATCTGGCTCAGCGACATCAAGCCAATGTTGAGTAATGTACCTTTGCATAGCATTATAGCCCGGATTTTCACCCACAATATAGGCTATCATCGCAGCACTCCACTTTTCTTCAGCTTCCTTCACATCCAGCATCTCAAGTTGTACCACAGTTTGCCCTTCTATAATCTGACTCTAAGAGCCATTCCATGAGTTGCAACTTGATTCTGTTGGAACAAGTTGGACCACTTTTTTGGTTCTTCTCTTCGATCTACATGGTTTCCCTCTTTAGCCTCTAGATTCACATGTTCTCGAGTTTCAATAGCAGCTTCTCTTTGTTCTGTAGTTGCCTCTGTGCTTATGGTCTTCTGCATGTCCTTAATTGTCAAGTCAGCTACTATTCCATTGAAATTCCCAGCAGCTATAGCGGTACTGGTAGTCTCACTTTGCTTAGATTGAGTTGATGTGCCTAGATTCAGCTTCCTACTAACCTCCAAGCTAGTCAATGGACTATCTTCACCTTTTTCTGCTTCTACTCCTTCATGCTGATCTGGTGTTTGCATGACTTGGTTTCGCTGTTCAACTTTCGAATTGGTACTAATTAAGTTTCTAATAGTCGAGATCGGCGTCTTAGGGACCTTTTTTGGGCTTCCTTTTCCTCTACCTCGCCCCTAGCCATGGCAGCCGCACTCGGTGCACGTTTAGCTAACGTGAGCTGAGAGCATGGAGAAGACGAGTTCCATTCattcaatttaatttttttacGGCTTACCTTTCAATATTTTTTGTTTCATCTATTTGGAGGTCTTGTAGTTTTAAACCTAATTCTACTGTCATTCTGCTGGGTCTTTTTTGGTAGGTGGTCGTAGCCAAGCTAATGTCATCAGATACTGCAAAAGAAAATGCATCTGTAGTTGATTCCTCagtgactgaatggaaaaatgaAAGAGGGAATATGGACGAACCAGGTAAAAGTGATGCTAAATCTCTTCATAGTTGAATTCTGTGTTTTTTTGTCTGAATAGTAATGGCTGTCATTGAGATTTGTTACAAGGTTGACACCCTCCATGAATTTATATGCATAACATACAGATATAGTCATTTAGATGCACAGGTTTAATTCCCCTTGAAAAAGTGTTGTCATCCCTCAACGTTTTTGTTGGCTTTGCTATGAAATTGACGAGCAATAAACACTTCTTAACTTTTCAGTTGAAGAAGCTTGAAGTAGGTCAAATGATGGCCAAACATGGTGAGATTTGGTTTATTTAACTGGATTTTCACTTGAGAAATAAAAAGACTTCTCAACTTGGATGTTGTAATGCAATTTCAAGCCTTCGTAGAACCTGTGGGTTACGTAAAGTTGTTTGGAGATTTGTACAGAGCTTTTCACCTTCTGTCCTGTTCCTATTTTGTGGTTGTAACTTCCTCTCTCTTTCTCCCTCTGTAAAATTTTTGGAATATCAGGCTTATAGGATTCTTAAAGTATTTACTTATTGTATCCcgacttcttttctttttcagtttCCGCTTCTTTTGGTGTATTCATCCATTATAATAAGTGCAACCTGAGTATATCGACGTTAATAATAATACCTCTGATTTGATGACCGAGAAATCCCCGAGGCCACTGGTGCAGTGTTTGAAACTCGGTGGATAGGAGGCCGGCCCTCCTAcacttctccacttaaataccaagCTTTTGTCAGCGGCAAAGTTTGAACATGACCTtgtattcttcttttttgtttttggtgcaAACAAATTTACATAGAAGATACATTGACAATCATAGACATACTAGGATCTTGCTAGGTCTCGAATTAGAACATCTACTAATCCTCTTCATGTAAATTTGGTTTTCAGTGCAACCTATGTACTGAtgtttttaatatatacaatagttaccaattcaaaaaaaaaaaaaagtttgaacATGACCAAATCCCCGGGGATCATTATAATATTTTACCTGCGATCGATTTTCCAATCTCAACTTGATTATATTATTCAAGAGCCATACCACAATCTAACTTCTTGTCAAGTTTTACTTACTGAATCTTATATCAATAATTATTAGTAACTTGGCGGAAAATGGCTGTGtgctcatttattttcttctagGAGATGTTTTGAGTTGTTGGAACCAGATGATTAATTTCTATGCACAAGCAGTTCAAGCTAGCTCCTATGCTTGCTCCATTATTTTTTTGGTTGTGAAAAAATgcttctttttcttacttttgttacTGTTTTTAGATCATTATGATATATGCTGTAGCTTCCTTGTCATTGACATGGCAGTGGTAGTTAAATAACAGAGCTTATGAATTACGTTGTACAAGTATATGCTGCTTCAATTAAATATGTGAACTCTTTTTTCAGATACTCCAAGCTACAGAGCTAATGAGGATACCTGTCGTTTTGGAGCAGAAGAACGCACAAATTCATGTCAGCAGATCGGAATTTCAAGTGCAATTGAAAATGGTAAATTCTATGGCATAAGATATTTCATAATCAAGAGTTTGAACCATGAAAATATCCAATTATCAGTAAACAAAGGGATTTGGGCTACTCAAGTCATGAATGAGCCCATTCTGGATGAAGCATTTAATGTAAGTCGTTTTTCCTTTTATATCCTTATGAGTAGTATGAATATCTGTCATATATCTTACAGTACAGACAAATAGACATGCTTTTTGTGGGCAGAATTCCAGCAAGGTGATACTAATATTTAGTGTCAACATGAGTGGCTTCTTTCAAGGGTACGCCCAAATGATTTCTACAGTTGGTTGGAGGAGAGACCAAGTTTGGAGTCAAGGAAATGGTGGACGTAATCCTTGGGGTCGCAGCTTCCAAGTGAAATGGCTACGATTGTATGATCTGCCTTTCCAAAGAACTCTTCACCTTAAGAATCCATGGAATGACTACAAACCAGTCAAAATTAGTAGAGATTGCCAGGCATGGGTTATATTCTTGTCACTGTACTATTAGCTTATTTTTCCATGTACTCTTGTTTGTAAAGAGGCTTTTATGACTCTGGTACATGTACTGCTGTCAGGAGTTACCTCCAGATATTGGTGAAGCTTTATGTGAGCTCCTTGATGGACAAGATGCTTTGGATGTTAATTCGAAAATGTATAGCCCTTTCCCCAAAGTTGAAATAGTGTTTCCGTTCAGTTATTTGGAAACATAAGAGTGTTTTCTCAAATTTGAATTAGTGCTAGAGTTCTGGAAAAATTGGTCcaaatgatttttctttttatagtaGTTATTGGCTCATTCAGGGATAGATTTGCAAGGAATGATCTCTCTTTTAAAAGACCATATGTAGAGCCTTCAGTTCATCCTGGGGGTGGAGAGTGTAATGCATCTCTACATATGGGGTCCATGCTTTATCCCTcttttctctaccaacatcaaGTTAATGGTAATGGACTGCACGTAGCACCTCAAAGAATAAATGATGTATTTGCTGCGGAGGAGTCAGCCATTGCATCAGGGGAAGAATCAAAGTCGAAACAATCAAGGCATTCACAGAGAAACAGAGGCCTTGCTAATCTTCATGTAGACCCTGACGTGGGTCCTCGAATCAACATGTGGGGTTTGTCAGCAGAAAGGAGCCCACTTGCGAGTAATTTGACTGAAGATGACATTCTTGAAATGGTCTGTGTTTCTTGTCTTACTCTTGATTGTACTTATTGATGCACATAGCTCAGAAAGATTGTTCTTGTAATTTCCATGAAGACAAAATAGTCTTGTGTACTTTTTTCAAAGTTCACTGATGATTTCGGTCATTAAAGCTTGATTTCTCTGTAGTTTTTAATTGGTTATTTGATATATAGCATCCTCCTCTTTGAATGAATATGAAGCTGTACTTTGTGTGTGTCTGATACGTTTGTTGTCTAGTGTTAGAAAGCATGTGCAAGAACTTGTCAAATTCAGTAATTTTGAACTTGAAAAAACTGCCAGATTTTCTGATATTAGACTTTGCATCACTTGTTTCGGTAGTGGGGCTCTCAGTTGTTCTGTTTGTATCATAAGACTCACAAGTGTAATGACTTacaatttcttaaaataattctATTACTACCTGATGTTGCTTGTCTTTTGACTGTTCTTTTTCCTTGTTGTTGTCACTGCCTTCCTGACTTTTACACTACTGCATTTCTTCTCTATACTATCGTGTTT from Nicotiana sylvestris chromosome 12, ASM39365v2, whole genome shotgun sequence encodes the following:
- the LOC104225980 gene encoding uncharacterized protein isoform X3, whose protein sequence is MSSDTAKENASVVDSSVTEWKNERGNMDEPDTPSYRANEDTCRFGAEERTNSCQQIGISSAIENVNKGIWATQVMNEPILDEAFNNSSKVILIFSVNMSGFFQGYAQMISTVGWRRDQVWSQGNGGRNPWGRSFQVKWLRLYDLPFQRTLHLKNPWNDYKPVKISRDCQELPPDIGEALCELLDGQDALDVNSKMDRFARNDLSFKRPYVEPSVHPGGGECNASLHMGSMLYPSFLYQHQVNGNGLHVAPQRINDVFAAEESAIASGEESKSKQSRHSQRNRGLANLHVDPDVGPRINMWGLSAERSPLASNLTEDDILEMVCVSCLTLDCTY
- the LOC104225980 gene encoding uncharacterized protein isoform X4, whose product is MSSDTAKENASVVDSSVTEWKNERGNMDEPDTPSYRANEDTCRFGAEERTNSCQQIGISSAIENVQTNRHAFCGQNSSKVILIFSVNMSGFFQGYAQMISTVGWRRDQVWSQGNGGRNPWGRSFQVKWLRLYDLPFQRTLHLKNPWNDYKPVKISRDCQELPPDIGEALCELLDGQDALDVNSKMDRFARNDLSFKRPYVEPSVHPGGGECNASLHMGSMLYPSFLYQHQVNGNGLHVAPQRINDVFAAEESAIASGEESKSKQSRHSQRNRGLANLHVDPDVGPRINMWGLSAERSPLASNLTEDDILEMVCVSCLTLDCTY
- the LOC104225980 gene encoding uncharacterized protein isoform X1, encoding MSSDTAKENASVVDSSVTEWKNERGNMDEPDTPSYRANEDTCRFGAEERTNSCQQIGISSAIENGKFYGIRYFIIKSLNHENIQLSVNKGIWATQVMNEPILDEAFNNSSKVILIFSVNMSGFFQGYAQMISTVGWRRDQVWSQGNGGRNPWGRSFQVKWLRLYDLPFQRTLHLKNPWNDYKPVKISRDCQELPPDIGEALCELLDGQDALDVNSKMDRFARNDLSFKRPYVEPSVHPGGGECNASLHMGSMLYPSFLYQHQVNGNGLHVAPQRINDVFAAEESAIASGEESKSKQSRHSQRNRGLANLHVDPDVGPRINMWGLSAERSPLASNLTEDDILEMVCVSCLTLDCTY
- the LOC104225980 gene encoding uncharacterized protein isoform X2, yielding MKEGIWTNQLKKLEVGQMMAKHDTPSYRANEDTCRFGAEERTNSCQQIGISSAIENGKFYGIRYFIIKSLNHENIQLSVNKGIWATQVMNEPILDEAFNNSSKVILIFSVNMSGFFQGYAQMISTVGWRRDQVWSQGNGGRNPWGRSFQVKWLRLYDLPFQRTLHLKNPWNDYKPVKISRDCQELPPDIGEALCELLDGQDALDVNSKMDRFARNDLSFKRPYVEPSVHPGGGECNASLHMGSMLYPSFLYQHQVNGNGLHVAPQRINDVFAAEESAIASGEESKSKQSRHSQRNRGLANLHVDPDVGPRINMWGLSAERSPLASNLTEDDILEMVCVSCLTLDCTY